The proteins below are encoded in one region of Pelagibacterium flavum:
- a CDS encoding BolA family protein, with protein sequence MPMDAAEIETLIKQALPDAQVDIRDLAGDGDHYAATVTSEAFRGKSRVQQHQLVYQALKGNMGGELHALALTTNAPD encoded by the coding sequence ATGCCAATGGATGCCGCCGAAATCGAGACCCTTATCAAACAGGCGCTTCCCGATGCACAGGTTGATATCCGCGACCTGGCGGGCGATGGCGACCATTACGCCGCAACCGTCACCTCCGAGGCGTTTCGCGGCAAGTCCCGCGTGCAGCAGCACCAGCTCGTCTATCAGGCCCTCAAGGGCAATATGGGCGGCGAACTGCACGCGCTGGCGCTGACGACCAACGCACCCGATTGA
- the purL gene encoding phosphoribosylformylglycinamidine synthase subunit PurL: MTLRNDIEITPELVANHGLKPDEYQKILDLIGREPTFTELGIFSAMWNEHCSYKSSKKWLKTLPTKGPRVLQGPGENAGVVDIGDGQAVVFKMESHNHPSFIEPYQGAATGVGGILRDVFTMGARPIAAMNALRFGEPDHEKTKHLVSGVVAGVGGYGNSFGVPTVGGEVQFDARYNGNILVNAFAAGLADADKIFLSEAKGVGLPVVYLGAKTGRDGVGGATMASAEFGDDIEEKRPTVQVGDPFTEKRLLEACLELMKTGAVIAIQDMGAAGLTCSAVEMGAKGDLGIELNLDAVPVREERMTPYEMMLSESQERMLMVLHPEKEAEARAVFEKWELDFATVGKTTDDLRFRVLWQGDEVANLPIKELGDEAPEYDRPWVAPTLPAPLDPASVPDTDIADALLKLLDSANHSSRRWVYEQYDTLIQANSLQTPGGDGGVVRVEGHPTKALAFSSDVNPRYCEADPFEGGKQAVAECWRNLIATGAEPLAATDNLNFGNPERPEIMGQIVHAIKGIGEACTALDFPIVSGNVSLYNETNGRGILPTPTIAGVGLIEDHAKMARSGFARGGDVIVLVGAPESWGSHLGQSAYLRDVLGRREGTAPYVDLDHEKRAGLFVLSLIREGKVRSVHDLSDGGLALGLAEAAIKSGIGAEIAAPEHDTLATWFGEDQGRYIITTSADQAEEIVAASPVSAAIIGTTGGDTLKLGATRSISVGDLSAAYEGWFPAFMGATIN, from the coding sequence ATGACTCTTCGCAACGACATCGAAATCACTCCCGAACTCGTCGCCAATCATGGTCTCAAGCCTGACGAATATCAGAAGATTCTCGACCTGATCGGGCGCGAACCCACCTTTACCGAGCTCGGTATTTTCTCGGCCATGTGGAACGAGCATTGTTCCTACAAAAGCTCGAAAAAATGGCTCAAGACCCTGCCCACCAAGGGGCCGCGCGTGCTGCAGGGGCCGGGCGAGAACGCTGGTGTGGTCGATATCGGGGACGGTCAGGCGGTCGTCTTCAAGATGGAATCGCACAACCACCCCTCGTTCATTGAACCCTATCAGGGTGCGGCCACCGGAGTTGGGGGTATCCTGCGTGACGTATTCACCATGGGCGCCCGCCCCATCGCGGCGATGAATGCCTTGCGCTTTGGTGAGCCCGATCACGAAAAGACCAAGCACCTTGTTTCCGGCGTGGTCGCCGGTGTCGGCGGCTATGGCAATTCCTTCGGCGTGCCCACTGTTGGCGGTGAGGTTCAGTTCGATGCCCGCTACAATGGCAACATTCTTGTCAACGCCTTTGCCGCCGGGCTGGCCGATGCCGACAAGATTTTCCTCTCCGAAGCCAAGGGCGTCGGTCTGCCCGTGGTTTATCTCGGCGCCAAGACAGGCCGCGATGGCGTCGGCGGGGCCACAATGGCCTCGGCCGAATTCGGCGACGATATCGAGGAAAAACGCCCCACTGTTCAGGTCGGTGACCCCTTCACCGAAAAACGTCTGCTCGAAGCATGTCTGGAACTTATGAAAACCGGCGCGGTCATCGCCATACAGGACATGGGCGCCGCGGGGCTAACCTGCTCAGCCGTTGAAATGGGCGCCAAGGGGGATTTGGGCATCGAGCTCAATCTCGATGCCGTTCCCGTTCGCGAAGAGCGCATGACGCCCTATGAAATGATGCTGTCCGAATCCCAGGAGCGCATGCTCATGGTCCTGCATCCTGAAAAGGAGGCCGAGGCCCGTGCAGTCTTCGAGAAATGGGAGCTCGACTTTGCCACTGTCGGCAAAACCACCGACGATCTGCGCTTCCGCGTGCTCTGGCAGGGCGACGAAGTCGCCAACCTGCCGATCAAGGAACTGGGCGACGAGGCCCCCGAATACGACCGCCCCTGGGTGGCTCCTACCCTCCCGGCGCCGCTCGACCCCGCATCGGTCCCCGACACCGATATCGCCGATGCGCTGCTAAAGCTGCTCGACTCGGCCAATCACTCCTCCCGTCGCTGGGTCTATGAGCAGTACGATACGCTCATCCAGGCCAACTCGCTCCAGACACCTGGCGGCGATGGCGGCGTGGTTCGCGTCGAAGGTCACCCCACAAAGGCATTGGCCTTCTCCTCGGACGTCAACCCACGCTATTGCGAAGCCGACCCTTTCGAGGGCGGCAAACAGGCCGTGGCCGAATGCTGGCGCAACCTGATCGCCACGGGCGCCGAACCGCTGGCTGCGACCGACAATCTCAATTTTGGCAATCCCGAACGCCCCGAAATCATGGGTCAGATCGTTCATGCCATCAAAGGCATCGGCGAAGCCTGTACCGCGCTCGATTTCCCCATCGTTTCGGGCAATGTCTCGCTCTATAACGAAACCAACGGCCGCGGCATCCTGCCCACCCCGACCATTGCCGGTGTCGGCCTGATCGAAGACCATGCCAAGATGGCGCGCTCCGGCTTCGCCCGCGGAGGCGATGTGATCGTCCTGGTCGGCGCACCGGAAAGCTGGGGCAGTCATCTCGGCCAATCGGCCTATCTGCGCGACGTTCTAGGCCGCCGCGAGGGCACCGCTCCCTATGTTGACCTCGACCACGAGAAAAGGGCCGGGCTTTTCGTGCTCTCCCTCATTCGCGAAGGCAAAGTCCGTTCGGTCCACGATCTGTCCGATGGTGGCCTTGCGCTGGGGCTGGCCGAAGCAGCGATAAAGTCAGGCATCGGCGCTGAAATCGCTGCACCGGAACATGACACGCTCGCAACATGGTTCGGCGAAGATCAGGGTCGCTACATCATCACAACCTCCGCCGACCAGGCCGAGGAAATCGTCGCCGCTTCTCCCGTTTCCGCTGCCATTATCGGCACGACCGGTGGCGACACCTTGAAGCTGGGCGCCACCCGGTCCATATCGGTTGGAGACCTGAGCGCAGCTTACGAAGGGTGGTTTCCCGCCTTCATGGGCGCTACAATCAACTAG
- the purQ gene encoding phosphoribosylformylglycinamidine synthase subunit PurQ produces MKSAVVVFPGLNRERDMIAALTKIGGTPPAVVWHKDAELPDVDLIVIPGGFSYGDYLRCGAIAARSPMMDIIRERAEKGVHILGVCNGFQILTEAGLLPGALMRNASLKFVCREVKLQVANANTAFSRRYEQGQVFRCPVAHHDGNYFADNDTIAALEDNGQVVFRYTAETNPNGSINNIAGITNKRGNVLGMMPHPENLIEPAHGGEDGKGIFAGLLN; encoded by the coding sequence ATGAAGTCCGCAGTCGTTGTCTTTCCCGGCCTCAACCGCGAACGCGACATGATCGCGGCGCTGACAAAGATCGGCGGCACGCCGCCTGCTGTCGTCTGGCACAAGGATGCCGAATTGCCCGATGTCGATTTGATCGTCATTCCGGGCGGCTTTTCCTACGGCGATTATCTGCGCTGCGGCGCCATCGCCGCCCGTTCGCCCATGATGGACATCATCCGCGAGCGCGCCGAAAAGGGTGTTCACATCCTCGGCGTTTGCAACGGCTTCCAGATCCTGACTGAAGCCGGGCTTCTTCCCGGCGCCCTGATGCGCAATGCCTCGCTCAAATTCGTTTGCCGCGAAGTCAAGCTCCAGGTCGCCAACGCCAACACCGCTTTCTCGCGCCGCTATGAGCAGGGCCAGGTGTTCCGCTGCCCGGTCGCTCACCACGACGGCAATTATTTCGCCGACAACGATACGATCGCCGCACTCGAAGACAACGGCCAGGTGGTGTTCCGCTATACCGCCGAAACCAACCCCAACGGCTCGATCAATAATATCGCCGGCATCACCAACAAGCGCGGAAATGTGCTGGGCATGATGCCCCACCCCGAAAACCTCATCGAACCGGCTCATGGCGGCGAAGACGGCAAGGGCATTTTTGCCGGACTTCTCAACTAG
- a CDS encoding acyltransferase family protein, with protein sequence MTDTAKQRHAWVDVAKGLSIILVVMMHSTYGVGEATERVGFMHYILGFATPFRMPEFFLVSGLFLSSVITRPWRNFADRRVVHYLYFYLLWAVILIAFKHLIVDRDPAGTLALMASAIYEPYSILWFIYALAVYGLVAKLLHQLRVPHIAVLIVAAAASIAPVATPVSIVNYVAEYFVYFYAGYALAPAIFKLAEWIQSRPALAIAGLAAWALANGALVFSPGHSVTYGVVTSGVDHIPGAHFVMAMAGAAAVCAAAVLLARLAAMEWLRWMGAHSIVIYLSFVIPMGSFRTVLLRFVPEIDAGIASLACLIVAVVCPLILYWIIGKTGFGKFLFERPSWAHLPGAPGSRWTQRQAPAPAE encoded by the coding sequence ATGACTGACACTGCCAAACAACGCCACGCTTGGGTGGATGTGGCCAAGGGCCTATCCATCATCCTCGTGGTAATGATGCATTCCACCTACGGCGTGGGCGAAGCGACCGAGCGCGTCGGCTTCATGCACTACATCCTCGGTTTCGCGACGCCGTTCCGCATGCCCGAATTCTTCCTCGTCTCGGGTCTGTTTCTTTCGTCGGTTATCACCCGTCCCTGGCGCAATTTTGCTGATCGGCGCGTCGTCCACTACCTCTATTTCTACCTGCTGTGGGCCGTCATCCTGATCGCCTTCAAGCATTTGATCGTCGACCGCGATCCCGCCGGCACGCTTGCCCTCATGGCCAGCGCCATCTACGAGCCCTATTCAATTCTGTGGTTCATCTACGCGCTTGCTGTTTACGGGCTGGTCGCCAAGCTGCTCCATCAGCTGCGCGTGCCCCATATCGCTGTGCTTATTGTCGCTGCCGCCGCGTCCATCGCTCCGGTCGCGACGCCGGTGTCCATCGTCAATTATGTGGCCGAATATTTCGTCTATTTCTATGCCGGCTATGCTCTGGCACCAGCCATCTTCAAGCTGGCTGAATGGATCCAGTCGCGGCCCGCTCTCGCTATCGCCGGCCTCGCCGCCTGGGCGCTCGCCAATGGCGCGCTGGTCTTTTCGCCGGGCCACTCGGTCACCTATGGCGTAGTCACCAGCGGCGTCGATCACATCCCCGGAGCCCATTTCGTCATGGCCATGGCCGGTGCCGCCGCCGTCTGCGCCGCCGCGGTACTGCTCGCCCGCCTCGCCGCCATGGAGTGGCTTCGCTGGATGGGGGCACACTCGATCGTCATCTATCTCAGCTTTGTCATCCCGATGGGCAGCTTCCGCACAGTGCTGCTGCGTTTTGTGCCTGAAATCGATGCCGGCATCGCCAGTCTCGCCTGCCTGATCGTCGCAGTTGTCTGCCCACTGATCCTTTATTGGATTATCGGCAAGACCGGGTTTGGCAAATTCCTTTTCGAACGCCCCTCATGGGCTCATCTGCCGGGTGCGCCCGGCAGCCGCTGGACACAGCGCCAGGCTCCCGCCCCGGCCGAATAG
- the purS gene encoding phosphoribosylformylglycinamidine synthase subunit PurS, whose protein sequence is MKARVIVTLKTGVLDPQGQAIEGSLEGLGFSGVQSVRQGKVFDLELSATDPVSAKTEIERMCEKLLANTVIENYAVEIIG, encoded by the coding sequence ATGAAAGCCCGCGTCATCGTCACTTTGAAAACTGGTGTTCTGGACCCTCAGGGACAGGCCATCGAAGGTTCACTCGAGGGGCTGGGTTTTTCCGGCGTCCAGTCGGTACGGCAGGGCAAGGTGTTCGATCTGGAACTTTCCGCCACCGACCCCGTTAGTGCTAAGACGGAAATCGAGAGGATGTGCGAAAAGCTTCTCGCCAACACCGTGATCGAAAATTACGCCGTAGAGATTATCGGTTAA
- the purC gene encoding phosphoribosylaminoimidazolesuccinocarboxamide synthase: MNRRRKIYEGKAKVLYEGPEPGTLIQHFKDDATAGNGAKHEIIDGKGVLNNRISEYIFTKLNTLGIPTHFVRRINMREQLIREVEIIPIEVVVRNVAAGSLCKRLGLESGTQLPRSIIEFYYKDDALNDPMVSEEHITAFGWANPQELDDIMALAVRVNDFLTGLFMGVGIQLVDFKIECGRLYEGDLMRIVLADEISPDNCRLWDIKTRNKLDKDRFREDLGGLVDAYREVAQRLGILVEADNALTTGPRLVQ; this comes from the coding sequence ATGAACCGTCGTCGCAAGATCTACGAAGGCAAGGCCAAAGTGCTCTATGAGGGCCCCGAGCCCGGCACGCTGATCCAGCACTTCAAGGACGACGCCACCGCCGGCAATGGTGCCAAGCACGAAATCATCGACGGCAAGGGCGTCCTCAACAACCGGATTTCCGAGTATATTTTCACCAAGCTCAATACGCTTGGCATCCCCACCCATTTCGTACGCCGCATCAACATGCGCGAGCAGCTGATCCGCGAAGTCGAGATCATCCCCATCGAAGTGGTCGTGCGCAACGTCGCCGCGGGATCGCTGTGCAAGCGCCTTGGCCTTGAATCGGGCACCCAGCTTCCACGCTCGATCATCGAATTCTATTATAAGGACGATGCGCTAAACGACCCCATGGTCTCCGAGGAGCACATCACCGCCTTCGGCTGGGCCAATCCCCAGGAGCTCGATGACATCATGGCGCTTGCCGTGCGCGTCAACGACTTCCTGACCGGCCTGTTCATGGGCGTCGGCATCCAGCTCGTCGATTTCAAGATCGAATGCGGCCGCCTTTACGAGGGGGATCTCATGCGTATCGTGCTGGCAGATGAAATCTCGCCCGACAATTGCCGGCTGTGGGACATCAAGACCCGCAACAAGCTCGACAAGGATCGATTCCGCGAAGACCTCGGCGGACTCGTCGATGCCTACCGCGAAGTCGCCCAGCGTCTCGGCATTCTTGTCGAGGCAGACAACGCCCTGACCACCGGACCCCGACTGGTTCAGTAA
- a CDS encoding DUF1476 domain-containing protein, translating into MSSFEERERGEEAKFAHDASLRFKAEARRNKHLAHWACAEMDVTDADAIANYVAEVIAVDMTEAGPADVVRKVKADFDAKNVEIDEKAIEAKIAQFDIQARAEVLSEA; encoded by the coding sequence ATGTCTTCATTCGAGGAACGCGAGAGAGGCGAAGAGGCCAAATTCGCCCATGACGCATCGCTGCGGTTCAAGGCAGAGGCCCGCCGCAACAAGCATCTGGCACACTGGGCTTGTGCTGAAATGGATGTGACCGATGCGGACGCGATCGCCAATTACGTCGCCGAAGTGATCGCCGTCGACATGACAGAGGCCGGGCCCGCCGATGTGGTGCGCAAGGTCAAGGCTGATTTCGACGCCAAAAACGTCGAGATCGATGAAAAGGCCATCGAGGCCAAGATCGCCCAATTCGATATCCAGGCGCGCGCCGAGGTGCTGTCGGAAGCTTAA
- a CDS encoding DUF1801 domain-containing protein: MKGSKHESIASYHAVQADEDRAICERLRGVIDRVLPEAESKIWHAHPVWFLDGNPIVGYSKLKHCVRLLFWSGQSFDTPGLAPEGTFKAAEARFTRAEDVNEDLLAKWLEEARTIQWDYKNLIKKRKLERLS; this comes from the coding sequence ATGAAAGGCAGCAAGCACGAAAGCATTGCCAGCTATCACGCGGTTCAGGCCGACGAGGATCGCGCCATCTGCGAGCGGTTGCGCGGTGTCATCGATCGCGTGCTGCCAGAGGCCGAGAGCAAGATCTGGCACGCCCATCCGGTGTGGTTTCTGGACGGAAACCCCATCGTTGGATACAGCAAGCTCAAGCATTGTGTGCGGCTCTTATTCTGGAGCGGACAATCCTTTGATACGCCAGGGCTGGCGCCTGAAGGCACCTTCAAGGCGGCCGAAGCCCGCTTCACGCGGGCCGAGGATGTGAACGAGGACCTGCTGGCGAAATGGCTTGAAGAAGCCCGGACGATCCAGTGGGATTACAAGAATCTCATCAAGAAGCGAAAGCTGGAGCGGCTGAGCTAG
- a CDS encoding ArsR/SmtB family transcription factor: MDDDSLFKALADPTRRAIFERLATGPSNASGLREGFGISQPAMSQHLGVLVGAGLVRQERDGRFVNYEVDPAGIGRIGNWLARYRAYWPSRMADLDEVLREMDQ; the protein is encoded by the coding sequence ATGGATGATGATTCTCTTTTCAAGGCGCTGGCCGATCCCACACGCCGGGCGATCTTCGAGCGCTTGGCCACCGGGCCAAGCAATGCGAGCGGTTTGCGCGAAGGCTTCGGCATCAGCCAGCCGGCGATGAGTCAGCACCTTGGCGTTCTGGTCGGCGCCGGATTGGTGCGGCAGGAGCGGGATGGCCGGTTCGTCAATTACGAAGTCGACCCGGCCGGAATCGGGAGGATTGGGAACTGGCTGGCGCGATATCGAGCCTATTGGCCCAGTCGGATGGCCGATCTTGATGAGGTTCTGAGGGAGATGGACCAATGA
- a CDS encoding SRPBCC family protein codes for MSETIEMEFTFDAPPEKVWRAVSVTQYRERWLPGADLAQDEPVSVEEGSAVSYRMRDSQPPHEESIVTFQIAADGAGGTRLEIIQRLVVEVPAAANANGEMMMLAA; via the coding sequence ATGAGCGAGACGATCGAGATGGAATTTACCTTCGACGCTCCGCCGGAAAAGGTCTGGCGGGCGGTGTCGGTTACCCAATACCGAGAGCGCTGGCTGCCGGGCGCCGATCTGGCGCAGGACGAGCCGGTTTCGGTCGAGGAGGGCAGCGCGGTCAGCTATCGCATGCGCGACAGTCAGCCGCCGCATGAGGAAAGCATCGTGACCTTCCAGATTGCCGCCGACGGCGCCGGAGGCACGCGGCTCGAAATCATACAGCGTCTTGTGGTCGAGGTGCCGGCTGCCGCCAATGCAAATGGCGAGATGATGATGCTGGCCGCCTGA
- a CDS encoding ATP-dependent Clp protease proteolytic subunit has protein sequence MRDMMQLVPMVVEQSQRGERSFDIYSRLLRERIVFVNGEINDAMASLVCAQLLFLEGENTKKPIQMYINSYGGVVTSGLAMYDTMQFIRSPVHTLCMGTARSMGSFLLMGGEAGFRAALPNASLHVHQPLGGFQGQASDMLIHSEEMQRTKKRLIELYAKHCERSYDEVEKTLDRDRFMTPQEGKEWGLIDTIMSERPPVQD, from the coding sequence ATGCGCGACATGATGCAGCTCGTCCCTATGGTGGTCGAGCAGTCCCAGCGCGGTGAGCGCTCGTTCGATATTTATTCGCGCCTGCTGCGCGAGCGGATCGTTTTCGTCAATGGCGAGATCAACGATGCAATGGCCTCGCTGGTCTGCGCGCAATTGTTGTTTCTCGAAGGTGAGAACACGAAGAAGCCGATCCAGATGTACATCAATTCCTATGGCGGCGTGGTGACCAGCGGGCTGGCCATGTACGACACCATGCAGTTCATCCGCTCGCCGGTGCATACGCTGTGCATGGGCACGGCGCGGTCGATGGGATCGTTTCTTCTGATGGGCGGGGAAGCCGGTTTCCGGGCCGCATTGCCCAATGCCAGCCTGCATGTCCACCAGCCTTTGGGCGGGTTTCAGGGGCAGGCCAGCGACATGCTGATCCATTCCGAAGAGATGCAGCGCACAAAGAAGCGGCTGATCGAACTTTACGCCAAACATTGCGAGCGCAGTTATGACGAGGTGGAAAAAACGCTCGACCGCGACCGGTTCATGACGCCGCAAGAGGGCAAGGAGTGGGGGTTGATCGATACGATCATGAGCGAACGCCCGCCAGTCCAGGACTAA
- a CDS encoding RBBP9/YdeN family alpha/beta hydrolase, with amino-acid sequence MKTADADILIVPGLGHSGPGHWQHRWVEKIRNAKFVEQDEWDTPTLAGWLETLEREIMMATRPVILVGHSLGVQAIVAASQTQADTKVKGAFLVAPPDVDEHPDVPAATSPFRGLSSDPLRFPSMLVASSNDPYCSVERAAEFAARWGSDFHIAGDVGHINVESGHGPWPEGLLMFTRLMSRI; translated from the coding sequence ATGAAAACCGCAGACGCCGACATCCTCATCGTTCCCGGGCTAGGCCATTCCGGCCCCGGCCACTGGCAACACCGCTGGGTCGAAAAGATCCGCAACGCAAAATTCGTCGAGCAGGACGAATGGGATACGCCCACCCTTGCCGGCTGGCTCGAAACCCTCGAACGCGAGATCATGATGGCCACGCGGCCCGTGATTCTGGTGGGCCATTCGCTCGGCGTTCAGGCCATCGTCGCCGCTAGCCAGACCCAGGCCGATACCAAGGTCAAAGGTGCCTTCCTCGTCGCGCCGCCCGATGTCGATGAGCACCCCGACGTTCCCGCCGCGACCTCGCCATTCCGAGGCCTGTCATCTGATCCGCTCAGGTTCCCCTCGATGCTCGTGGCGTCCTCGAACGACCCCTATTGCAGCGTCGAACGTGCCGCCGAATTTGCAGCCCGCTGGGGCTCCGATTTTCACATCGCCGGCGATGTGGGCCACATCAATGTCGAATCCGGTCACGGCCCCTGGCCCGAAGGATTATTGATGTTCACCCGGCTGATGAGCCGGATCTGA
- the purB gene encoding adenylosuccinate lyase yields MIPRYSRQQMVDIWSPETKFKIWFEIEAHATTAQAKLGVVPQASADEIWAKGKDAKFDVDRIDEIEREVKHDVIAFLTHLAEIVGPEARFVHQGMTSSDVLDTTLSVQLARAADLLLADLDALLAALKKRAYEHKNTITIGRSHGIHAEPTTFGVKLAQAYAEFSRCRDRLINARAEIATCAISGAVGSFANIDPSVEEYVAEQMGLAVEPVSTQVIPRDRHAMYFATLGVIASSIERLATEIRHLQRTEVLEAEEFFSKGQKGSSAMPHKRNPVLTENLTGLARLVRGMVTPALENVALWHERDISHSSVERMIGPDATVTLDFALARLTGVIENLVVYPENMKANMDKLGGLHNSQRFLLALTQAGMSREESYSAVQRNAMKVWRGEGKFPDFLKADPDVSAKLSDEQIDASFDDAYHLKHVDTIFRRVFGE; encoded by the coding sequence ATGATCCCGCGCTATTCCCGCCAGCAGATGGTCGACATCTGGTCACCCGAGACCAAGTTCAAGATCTGGTTCGAAATCGAAGCGCATGCCACAACCGCGCAGGCCAAACTCGGCGTCGTGCCGCAGGCGTCTGCTGATGAAATCTGGGCCAAAGGCAAGGACGCAAAATTCGACGTTGACCGGATCGACGAGATCGAGCGGGAAGTCAAACACGACGTCATCGCCTTCCTGACCCACCTCGCCGAAATCGTCGGCCCCGAAGCCCGGTTCGTCCATCAGGGCATGACGTCCTCGGACGTGCTCGACACCACGCTTTCGGTCCAACTCGCCCGGGCCGCCGACCTGCTGCTCGCCGATCTCGACGCATTGCTCGCAGCCCTCAAGAAGCGCGCCTACGAGCACAAAAACACGATCACCATCGGGCGCAGCCACGGTATTCATGCCGAGCCGACCACATTCGGAGTGAAGCTGGCGCAGGCCTACGCCGAATTCTCCCGATGCCGCGATCGCCTCATCAACGCGCGTGCGGAAATCGCCACCTGCGCGATCTCGGGCGCTGTGGGCTCATTCGCCAATATCGATCCCTCGGTTGAAGAATATGTCGCCGAACAAATGGGCCTTGCCGTCGAGCCGGTTTCGACCCAGGTCATCCCGCGCGACCGTCACGCGATGTATTTCGCGACGCTCGGCGTCATTGCCTCGTCGATCGAGCGCCTTGCCACCGAAATCCGCCACCTCCAGCGCACCGAAGTGCTTGAGGCCGAGGAGTTCTTCTCCAAGGGACAAAAGGGTTCATCGGCCATGCCGCACAAGCGCAATCCGGTGCTGACCGAAAACCTCACCGGCCTCGCCCGCCTCGTGCGCGGCATGGTCACCCCGGCTCTTGAAAACGTGGCGCTCTGGCATGAGCGCGACATTTCGCACTCGTCGGTCGAGCGTATGATCGGTCCGGACGCGACGGTGACCCTGGACTTCGCCCTGGCCCGCCTGACCGGCGTCATCGAAAATCTCGTCGTCTATCCCGAGAACATGAAGGCCAACATGGACAAGCTTGGTGGCCTCCACAATTCCCAGCGCTTCCTGCTCGCCCTGACGCAAGCCGGGATGAGCCGCGAGGAAAGCTATTCAGCCGTCCAGCGCAACGCCATGAAGGTCTGGCGGGGCGAGGGTAAGTTCCCCGATTTCCTCAAGGCCGATCCGGACGTTTCGGCAAAGCTTTCCGACGAACAGATCGATGCGAGCTTTGACGACGCCTATCACCTCAAGCATGTGGATACGATTTTTCGCCGGGTGTTCGGCGAATAG
- the rpe gene encoding ribulose-phosphate 3-epimerase, with amino-acid sequence MSSHPIKIAPSILSADFSRLGDEVRAIDQAGCDWVHVDVMDGHFVPNISIGPLIVEAIRPVTGKLLDVHLMIAPADPYLEAFAKAGADIITIHAEAGPHLDRSLQAIKALGKKAGVALNPATPVSTIQHVIDKLDLILIMSVNPGFGGQAFIPEAIAKVEQARALIGGRTIEIEVDGGVDPSNAGALAKAGATALVAGSAVYKGNDAATYAPRIKAIRDAAMAR; translated from the coding sequence GTGAGCAGCCATCCCATAAAGATCGCCCCCTCGATCCTTTCCGCCGATTTCTCCCGCCTGGGCGACGAAGTGCGCGCCATCGATCAGGCCGGCTGCGACTGGGTGCATGTGGATGTAATGGATGGTCATTTCGTCCCCAACATCTCCATCGGTCCGCTGATCGTCGAAGCCATCCGGCCCGTTACCGGCAAACTGCTCGACGTGCATCTGATGATCGCGCCCGCCGATCCCTATCTCGAAGCCTTCGCCAAGGCAGGCGCCGATATCATCACCATTCACGCCGAAGCCGGCCCGCATCTCGACCGCTCGCTTCAGGCGATAAAGGCTTTGGGCAAGAAGGCCGGAGTGGCGCTCAACCCGGCAACGCCGGTTTCCACGATCCAACACGTCATCGATAAGCTCGATCTTATATTGATCATGAGCGTCAATCCCGGCTTTGGCGGACAGGCATTCATACCTGAAGCCATTGCCAAGGTGGAACAGGCCAGGGCCCTGATCGGTGGGCGCACAATTGAGATCGAGGTCGACGGCGGCGTCGACCCCTCCAACGCCGGCGCGCTCGCAAAGGCCGGCGCAACCGCGCTGGTTGCCGGCTCGGCCGTTTACAAGGGCAACGACGCCGCCACCTACGCTCCCCGCATCAAAGCCATCCGCGACGCCGCGATGGCCCGATAA